One window of Carassius auratus strain Wakin unplaced genomic scaffold, ASM336829v1 scaf_tig00215808, whole genome shotgun sequence genomic DNA carries:
- the LOC113095936 gene encoding transmembrane protein 51-like: MCSSGHPLCSGSRRSPANREDSSSGSQYALCALGVGLVALGVVMIVWSIVPSEMTPLHNATNPNNGSNSGNEGKTSSVAFVLVGAGIAMLLLAVCLRVRQRKQMRQRETTGAGGADYVDQVHRDQDEESTDEPAPNFDVPTYEEAVTSGQYPVWQSNLRQSYQLPSYEDLIGAVENEGQQPREGNGQEASQPAPGPAPQPAAPARSSSRVSRILRPLRVRRIKSEKLHMKDIRLNIQNPEQSRAAIEPLTPPPQYEDKPPQLPTEVV, translated from the exons ATGTGCTCCAGTGGGCACCCTCTGTGTTCAGGGAGCAGGCGTTCACCCGCCAATAGAGAGGACAGTAGCTCAGGCTCCCAGTATGCTCTCTGTGCACTGGGGGTGGGCCTGGTGGCCCTCGGTGTTGTCATGATCGTGTGGAGCATTGTCCCTTCTGAAATGACACCACTTCACAATGCTACAAACCCGAATAATGGAAGTAACAGCGGTAATGAAGGGAAGACATCGTCTGTTGCATTTGTGCTGGTTGGAGCTGGTATTGCCATGTTGCTCCTTGCTGTATGTCTCAGGGTACGGCAAAGGAAGCAAATGAGACAACGGGAAACTACAGGTGCAGGCGGTGCTGATTATGTGGATCAAGTCCATAGAGATCAGGATGAGGA atcAACTGATGAGCCAGCACCCAACTTTGATGTCCCCACCTATGAGGAGGCAGTCACCAGTGGACAGTACCCTGTTTGGCAGAGCAACTTGCGACAGAGCTACCAGCTGCCCTCGTATGAAGATCTGATTGGTGCCGTTGAAAATGAAGGCCAGCAGCCTAGAGAAGGTAATGGCCAAGAGGCCTCTCAGCCAGCACCTGGCCCCGCACCCCAACCTGCGGCACCCGCTCGCAGCAGCAGCAGGGTCAGTCGCATCCTCCGACCTCTCAGAGTGCGCAGGATCAAGTCTGAGAAACTCCACATGAAGGATATTCGTTTGAATATCCAAAACCCTGAACAGAGCAGAGCCGCTATTGAACCGCTGACCCCACCACCACAGTATGAGGACAAGCCCCCTCAACTACCCACAGAAGTAGTGTAA